In Sphingobacterium zeae, one genomic interval encodes:
- a CDS encoding SusC/RagA family TonB-linked outer membrane protein → MISKILENHKLSLLSIALLLSSSHNLANANDLPVAGQNVLLHGAVYQQKVNGKVQSTDGPLAGATISVKGSGKSTSAGADGRFTIDAKNGDVLVITSVGYKAQEVIVTGPVVNINMESNSEALQEVVIVGYGTQQKKESLTGALQAVKGNKLRDVTTPSVENMLNGKAAGVYVAPGAGKPGSNGGVVIRGQATLSGTTSPLWVIDGVIVGSSPGDINPDDIESLTILKDAASTSIYGSQGANGVVVVTTKNPSASKTSISFSTKMGINQLSNGHMEMMDGAELYDYFASFSNPADIKFPRWNSDLRNSNFEWWKLATKTGFVQNHNLSIQGGNDKLQSYLSLGYYNEAGAVKGYDYDRYNFRLRTNYKPFDWLTIKPSIAGSRRAVDDRQYDVNAMYGNLPWDSPYDANGNLVPHRYSGWVNNASTNYLYDLQWNHSANTNYEFMGNLDFDVKLTDWLTFSSVNNYRYNTYSDSGYQDPRSNSGESVIGRVTDYRMEFARRYTNQILRFNKTWDKHSLNGLAAYEFNDYWTKTLDAYGTGIVNGFEVLDVVAKPERTKGGISEWAVQSFLSNANYAYDNKYLAQVSFRRDGASNFGTNAKYGNFFSVSGGWNINKEEWFKADWVDNLKLRAAYGSVGNRPSSLYPQYSLYSVSASSSYNGIPGALISQIGNKDLTWEKTYTTGFGVDASLFKNRLRFNVDYYDKKTDNVLYQVPISGLTGVTSIWKNIGKMQNRGIELTIGGDIVRNDNVHWSLDVNLSHNMNKLTELFATKDANGNLVSKPIIAGDGSGIAGSAQRLLQPGFPVDTYYLKEWAGVNVDNGLPMWYRYETDANGNETRTTTSNYSNATFRNVGKGNPDLFGGFSTALSYKQFDLNAVFGFSLGGKLYNYSRQEFDSDGTYTDRNQMKLQDGWSRWEKPGDVATHPIARYDNQDKGNSPSTRFLESNNFLKMRSLTLGYNFDLKKYNIKNLRVFLAGENLFTITNYSGVDPELPLTEPDGKGGGGQMIRSTGVSVYPMVRKYMFGASVTF, encoded by the coding sequence ATGATTTCAAAGATTCTTGAAAATCACAAGTTGAGTCTGTTATCAATAGCTTTACTCCTATCAAGTTCGCACAACTTGGCAAATGCTAATGATCTTCCAGTTGCGGGCCAAAATGTATTGTTGCATGGCGCTGTTTATCAACAAAAAGTGAATGGAAAAGTGCAGTCGACGGACGGCCCATTGGCTGGAGCAACCATTAGCGTTAAGGGGAGCGGTAAATCGACATCGGCAGGAGCAGATGGACGTTTTACAATAGATGCTAAAAATGGTGATGTACTGGTCATTACGAGTGTGGGGTATAAAGCACAAGAAGTGATAGTGACAGGACCGGTTGTTAACATCAATATGGAGTCCAATAGTGAAGCACTCCAAGAAGTTGTCATTGTTGGTTATGGAACACAACAGAAAAAAGAAAGTTTGACTGGCGCTCTTCAGGCGGTTAAAGGAAACAAATTACGTGATGTCACTACGCCATCGGTTGAAAACATGCTGAATGGTAAAGCTGCCGGGGTATATGTTGCCCCAGGAGCTGGTAAACCAGGGTCAAATGGCGGTGTTGTGATTCGTGGTCAGGCAACCCTAAGCGGTACGACGAGTCCGTTGTGGGTTATTGACGGTGTTATCGTTGGCTCAAGCCCAGGTGATATCAATCCAGATGACATTGAATCATTGACTATACTAAAAGATGCTGCCTCAACATCTATTTATGGTTCTCAAGGTGCAAATGGTGTTGTTGTCGTTACAACAAAAAATCCTTCGGCTTCCAAAACAAGCATTAGCTTTTCTACAAAAATGGGTATCAACCAACTTTCCAATGGACACATGGAAATGATGGACGGGGCTGAACTTTATGACTACTTTGCTTCATTTTCGAATCCCGCTGATATCAAATTCCCACGTTGGAATTCGGACTTGCGCAATAGCAATTTTGAGTGGTGGAAGCTGGCAACGAAGACCGGATTTGTCCAAAACCACAATTTATCCATTCAGGGAGGAAATGATAAACTACAGTCTTATTTGTCTTTAGGGTACTACAACGAAGCCGGTGCTGTAAAAGGGTATGATTACGATCGTTATAACTTTAGATTACGTACCAACTATAAGCCTTTTGACTGGTTGACCATCAAGCCATCTATTGCCGGTTCGAGACGTGCGGTAGATGATCGTCAATATGATGTCAATGCCATGTATGGAAACCTACCTTGGGATAGTCCATACGATGCAAATGGAAATTTAGTGCCACACCGTTATAGTGGCTGGGTCAATAATGCAAGCACGAATTACTTGTATGACTTGCAATGGAATCATAGTGCCAATACCAATTATGAATTTATGGGTAACTTAGATTTCGATGTCAAATTAACGGATTGGTTGACCTTCTCTTCTGTCAACAATTATCGCTACAATACGTATTCTGACAGTGGTTATCAAGATCCGCGATCAAACAGCGGTGAAAGTGTAATTGGGCGTGTGACGGATTACCGCATGGAGTTTGCGCGTCGTTATACCAACCAAATCTTGCGTTTCAACAAGACCTGGGATAAACATAGTCTGAATGGATTGGCTGCATACGAATTTAACGACTACTGGACAAAAACTTTAGATGCTTACGGAACGGGTATTGTCAATGGTTTCGAGGTATTGGATGTTGTTGCAAAGCCAGAACGTACGAAAGGCGGAATTTCCGAATGGGCAGTACAGTCATTCTTGTCGAATGCAAACTATGCATACGATAATAAATATCTGGCACAGGTGTCGTTCCGTCGAGATGGAGCATCCAATTTTGGTACCAATGCAAAATATGGAAACTTCTTTTCCGTTAGTGGTGGCTGGAATATCAATAAGGAAGAGTGGTTCAAGGCTGATTGGGTAGATAATTTGAAACTGCGGGCGGCTTATGGATCGGTGGGTAATAGACCAAGTTCATTATATCCGCAATATAGTCTTTACTCGGTGTCTGCATCATCAAGTTACAATGGTATACCAGGGGCATTAATTAGCCAAATCGGTAATAAAGATCTGACTTGGGAAAAAACCTACACAACTGGTTTTGGGGTTGATGCATCCTTGTTTAAGAATAGATTGCGATTCAATGTTGATTATTATGACAAGAAGACTGATAATGTACTTTATCAAGTGCCAATCAGCGGTCTGACCGGTGTCACTTCTATCTGGAAAAATATTGGTAAGATGCAAAACCGGGGGATTGAATTGACCATTGGTGGCGACATCGTTCGAAATGACAATGTACATTGGAGCTTGGATGTTAATTTGAGTCATAATATGAATAAATTGACCGAGCTATTTGCGACAAAAGATGCCAATGGTAATCTAGTTTCAAAACCAATTATCGCCGGTGACGGATCGGGTATCGCTGGATCAGCGCAACGTCTGCTTCAACCTGGTTTTCCGGTAGATACCTATTACTTAAAAGAGTGGGCTGGTGTTAACGTAGATAATGGTTTGCCAATGTGGTATCGATACGAGACAGATGCCAATGGCAATGAAACAAGGACAACGACGTCGAACTATTCCAATGCAACCTTCCGTAATGTAGGAAAAGGAAATCCGGATCTTTTCGGCGGTTTCAGTACGGCTTTAAGTTATAAGCAGTTTGATCTAAATGCCGTGTTCGGTTTCTCCTTGGGCGGTAAATTATATAATTACTCGCGTCAGGAATTTGATTCGGATGGAACCTATACGGATCGTAACCAGATGAAGTTACAGGATGGTTGGAGCCGTTGGGAAAAACCTGGCGATGTTGCCACTCACCCGATTGCAAGATACGATAACCAAGATAAAGGTAATTCACCGTCAACACGCTTCTTGGAAAGTAACAATTTCTTAAAAATGAGATCCTTGACTTTGGGTTACAACTTCGATCTGAAAAAGTATAACATCAAAAATTTACGTGTATTCTTAGCTGGAGAGAATTTGTTTACGATTACAAACTACTCGGGTGTTGATCCGGAGCTTCCATTGACTGAACCAGATGGTAAAGGCGGGGGTGGTCAAATGATCAGATCTACAGGCGTTTCTGTATATCCAATGGTTCGTAAATACATGTTCGGCGCAAGTGTGACATTTTAA
- a CDS encoding RagB/SusD family nutrient uptake outer membrane protein: MKKILIGLLIASAVSSCDIDRLPYTSMDEENIVSNPDAMVTGTYAQLKAWSDPMHRLGEYAGDNMMIRGSSTDAFYEFISYARTPNNYRLQNFWDSGYKAIAQSSNVIKMFAEGQSPEMDNKIGECYYIRGMMYFYLCRAFGKPYYQSPETNLGVPIVNGTPEDVFNDLNLPDRASVKDTYAQAISDLKKAEALMTLDKGAAYASKGAAQAMLSRIYLYMSGTYKNPNAEYARLSVEYADKVINSGKYVLLGREQFMKYNTFRPEDNKETIFAVKRVASEFSGDDHYYGIGGMYSNIGGMGWGEMYSSAKYIDLLNETGRNDWRPDHYTIVDARAAFIEPTYSKDDAGKYTTVFRFIKQDVPKKAGDPVTLSYVQAPATINGNTVTCKDGDNVYTLTAVNAAQQTYKIAYADGKTYTGMIDYYISLNRAYPQFYIVKCSREGEESQLHSPVISRLGEIYLNRAEANAKLGNYGAALNDLNTIRNRSIVNGGYTSIDAASASKLIDKERQLELAYQAERSYDVFRNGDPLNRTYPGPQKQFEDILPTDFRVTYFIPQDAINSYPGKLTQNPTSN; encoded by the coding sequence ATGAAAAAGATATTAATCGGACTTTTGATCGCATCGGCAGTATCCTCCTGCGATATCGATCGTCTTCCTTATACTTCGATGGACGAAGAGAATATTGTGAGTAATCCTGATGCCATGGTAACAGGTACTTATGCACAGTTAAAAGCTTGGTCCGACCCAATGCACCGTCTTGGTGAATACGCTGGTGATAATATGATGATCCGCGGGTCATCGACAGACGCGTTTTACGAATTTATCTCCTATGCGAGAACACCTAATAATTACCGTTTGCAGAACTTCTGGGATAGCGGTTATAAAGCTATCGCGCAATCTTCGAACGTCATTAAGATGTTTGCTGAAGGTCAGAGTCCAGAAATGGACAATAAAATAGGTGAATGTTATTACATCCGTGGAATGATGTATTTTTACCTTTGTCGCGCATTCGGGAAGCCTTACTACCAAAGTCCCGAGACAAACTTGGGTGTTCCAATTGTCAACGGTACACCTGAAGATGTATTCAATGATTTGAACTTACCGGACCGTGCGTCTGTAAAAGATACTTACGCGCAAGCAATCAGTGATCTGAAGAAAGCAGAAGCTTTAATGACACTTGATAAAGGGGCAGCATATGCGTCTAAGGGTGCAGCGCAAGCGATGCTTTCCCGTATATATCTGTATATGAGTGGTACGTATAAGAATCCAAATGCGGAATATGCGCGTCTTTCTGTTGAGTATGCAGATAAAGTGATTAACTCAGGTAAATATGTCCTGTTGGGCCGTGAGCAATTTATGAAATACAATACCTTTAGACCTGAAGATAACAAGGAGACCATCTTTGCGGTGAAACGTGTTGCGTCTGAGTTCTCGGGCGATGATCATTATTATGGTATCGGTGGTATGTATTCGAATATTGGTGGTATGGGCTGGGGTGAGATGTATTCCAGTGCCAAGTACATTGATTTATTGAATGAAACTGGTCGCAATGACTGGAGACCTGATCATTATACGATTGTCGACGCACGTGCAGCATTTATTGAACCTACTTATTCAAAAGATGATGCGGGAAAATACACAACTGTTTTTCGGTTTATTAAACAGGATGTACCCAAAAAAGCAGGCGATCCGGTTACACTAAGCTATGTGCAGGCTCCTGCTACTATAAACGGGAATACCGTGACTTGTAAAGATGGTGATAATGTCTATACATTAACTGCTGTCAATGCTGCGCAACAAACCTATAAAATTGCCTATGCAGATGGTAAAACATATACAGGTATGATTGATTACTATATTTCCTTAAACCGTGCTTATCCACAGTTTTATATTGTGAAATGCTCACGTGAAGGCGAGGAGTCTCAACTGCACTCCCCTGTCATCAGCCGCTTGGGTGAAATTTATCTAAACCGCGCAGAGGCTAATGCAAAATTAGGTAATTATGGTGCAGCGCTAAATGACTTAAATACCATCAGAAATCGTTCTATTGTCAATGGCGGATATACTTCAATTGATGCGGCCAGTGCAAGCAAGCTGATTGACAAAGAGCGTCAGTTGGAATTGGCCTATCAGGCTGAACGCAGCTACGATGTATTCCGTAATGGAGACCCGTTAAACCGTACATATCCGGGGCCACAAAAACAATTTGAAGATATTCTACCGACAGATTTTAGAGTAACTTATTTTATTCCTCAGGATGCGATCAATTCATATCCGGGCAAATTGACTCAGAATCCAACGTCTAACTAG
- the der gene encoding ribosome biogenesis GTPase Der, with amino-acid sequence MANIVAIVGRPNVGKSTLFNRLTESRKAIVDDFSGVTRDRHYETAEWIGKKFTVIDTGGFVHGSDDVFEEAIRDQVYIAIEEASVVIFMVDVTTGITDLDDEIADILRRSSKPVYVVANKVDHAKLHHESAEFYAFGLGEVFNISSATGSGTGELLDAVVSHFEVEEEEEESLPKYTIVGRPNVGKSSLTNALIGKDRNIVTPMAGTTRDSIRIHYNQYGHNFLLIDTAGLRRKSKVNEDIEFYSVMRTIKALEDSDVTILMLDAQDGLEAQDVNIFNLAEKNRKGIVVVVNKWDLIEKDNKTMKAFEDRIKEKIAPFTDVPIIFTSVTEKQRVLKVLEVADKVYANKTKKIPTSKLNEVMLDIIENYPPPSLKGKYIKIKYVTQLPGRTPMFAFFCNLPQYIKDPYKRFVENKLRDNFDFTGVPIQIYFRQK; translated from the coding sequence ATGGCAAATATTGTTGCAATTGTTGGTCGTCCAAACGTTGGTAAATCTACCTTATTCAATCGTCTTACAGAAAGTAGAAAAGCGATTGTTGATGACTTTAGCGGGGTGACGCGCGACCGTCATTATGAAACAGCCGAGTGGATCGGAAAGAAATTTACAGTAATTGATACAGGTGGTTTTGTACATGGTTCGGATGATGTCTTTGAAGAGGCAATCCGTGATCAGGTCTATATCGCTATTGAAGAAGCATCGGTCGTGATCTTTATGGTGGATGTCACTACGGGCATTACCGACTTGGATGACGAAATCGCTGATATTCTGAGAAGAAGCTCCAAACCTGTTTATGTGGTAGCGAATAAAGTCGATCACGCAAAATTGCACCATGAATCAGCAGAGTTTTATGCTTTTGGTTTAGGTGAGGTCTTCAATATTTCGTCGGCTACAGGATCGGGTACAGGAGAACTGTTGGATGCTGTCGTCTCTCATTTTGAAGTGGAAGAGGAAGAAGAAGAATCCTTACCAAAATATACCATCGTGGGCCGCCCGAATGTGGGTAAATCCTCTTTGACAAATGCCTTGATCGGCAAAGATCGCAATATTGTAACGCCAATGGCAGGGACAACACGTGATTCAATCCGTATCCATTACAATCAATATGGCCACAACTTTTTATTGATTGATACAGCAGGTCTTCGTCGCAAATCCAAAGTAAATGAAGATATCGAGTTTTATTCGGTCATGCGTACCATTAAAGCGTTGGAAGATTCTGATGTGACGATTTTAATGCTTGATGCGCAAGATGGGTTAGAGGCGCAGGACGTTAATATTTTCAACTTGGCAGAGAAAAACCGCAAAGGTATCGTGGTCGTTGTCAACAAATGGGATTTGATCGAAAAAGATAATAAGACCATGAAGGCGTTCGAAGACCGCATCAAAGAAAAAATAGCGCCGTTTACTGATGTGCCTATTATCTTCACTTCCGTAACCGAAAAACAACGTGTTCTTAAGGTGTTAGAGGTGGCTGATAAGGTATATGCTAACAAAACCAAGAAAATCCCAACGTCCAAGCTGAATGAAGTGATGCTGGATATTATTGAAAACTATCCACCACCATCCTTAAAAGGCAAATACATCAAAATTAAATATGTTACACAATTGCCAGGAAGAACACCCATGTTTGCGTTCTTCTGTA